From Halobacteriovorax sp. HLS, the proteins below share one genomic window:
- a CDS encoding shikimate kinase: MIIAICGFMGTGKSSFLKQFPEIKSIDLDLYIEQDKGSIAQLIRTEGFEVFRQIESKALKNAITQLSSGGLISLGGGSLDLMENIDLLKSLDVKILYLKNDFETCYTRIQGDQNRPQLDKSKSDLEELFNKRAKIFESVCDVALVGDNKLWPTDWTLLKVLF; this comes from the coding sequence GTGATTATAGCTATTTGTGGTTTTATGGGAACAGGGAAGAGCTCTTTTTTAAAGCAATTTCCAGAGATTAAATCTATTGATTTAGATCTTTATATTGAGCAGGACAAGGGGAGTATTGCCCAACTTATTCGTACAGAAGGCTTTGAAGTCTTTAGGCAAATAGAGAGCAAGGCGCTAAAAAATGCAATTACGCAGCTTTCCTCTGGGGGATTGATTTCTCTAGGTGGCGGAAGTCTTGATCTAATGGAAAATATTGATTTACTAAAAAGTCTTGATGTTAAAATCTTGTATCTTAAGAATGATTTTGAAACATGTTATACAAGAATCCAGGGTGATCAAAATAGGCCTCAGCTAGATAAGTCCAAAAGTGATTTGGAGGAATTATTTAATAAGAGGGCGAAGATCTTTGAAAGTGTTTGCGACGTTGCCTTAGTAGGCGATAATAAGCTTTGGCCAACAGATTGGACTTTGCTTAAAGTATTATTTTAA
- a CDS encoding DUF177 domain-containing protein, producing the protein MLQRDIKDNLDEIVRVENFLEEEREYNLDKDCTWVSDLLEELEENLDDDEKTPDYRTMKVDLKIKRKEIPQFGEGLIIRGQFSGDFHVPCIKCLTPTPESVKGSFEAVYIADKYEKSEEFEETLSVWADNSELEVYFHDRGKCNVKKVIHECIYLNINPYPLHSQECKGLCGVCGSDLNHVDCGHAQH; encoded by the coding sequence ATGTTGCAAAGAGACATTAAAGATAATCTCGATGAGATTGTAAGAGTTGAAAATTTTTTAGAAGAAGAGAGAGAATACAATCTTGATAAAGACTGTACTTGGGTAAGTGATCTTCTTGAAGAGCTTGAAGAAAACCTAGATGACGACGAAAAAACTCCTGACTACAGAACAATGAAAGTTGATCTAAAAATAAAAAGAAAGGAAATTCCACAATTTGGAGAAGGCCTAATCATAAGAGGCCAATTCAGCGGAGACTTCCACGTTCCGTGCATAAAGTGCCTCACTCCAACTCCAGAATCTGTAAAAGGTAGCTTTGAGGCCGTCTATATTGCAGACAAATATGAAAAGAGTGAAGAATTTGAGGAAACATTGAGCGTTTGGGCCGATAACTCAGAACTTGAGGTATACTTCCATGACCGCGGTAAATGTAATGTTAAGAAAGTGATACATGAGTGCATCTACCTTAATATAAATCCTTACCCGCTTCACTCGCAAGAGTGTAAAGGTTTATGCGGTGTGTGCGGAAGTGACTTAAATCACGTAGACTGTGGACATGCGCAGCATTAA
- the rpmF gene encoding 50S ribosomal protein L32 yields MAVPKKKTSVSKKGLRRAGQHHKLYANNKVVVDNTTGELTKKGCISPSGYWKGQKIFDTKADREEETAE; encoded by the coding sequence ATGGCAGTACCTAAGAAGAAAACCAGTGTTTCAAAGAAAGGTTTGAGAAGAGCTGGTCAGCATCATAAATTATATGCAAACAATAAAGTTGTTGTTGATAACACAACTGGAGAGCTAACTAAGAAAGGTTGTATTTCACCTTCTGGTTACTGGAAAGGTCAAAAGATTTTTGATACTAAAGCTGATAGAGAAGAAGAAACTGCTGAGTAA
- a CDS encoding beta-ketoacyl-ACP synthase III: MTDYKVKIKGTGMFVPERIMTNDDISKFVDTNDEWIFERTGIRERRISNTEEGEFPSDMAYKATLMALENANLEANDIDLILFASVTPDFKLPNTAIVLQQKLGITNQCAALDIAAACSGFVYGLNMAQAMIRTGMVKNALIVGSEMLSREVNWKDRGSCILFGDGCGVAIVGRNEDSDDSDILSTHLGADGTGREFFDQPVGGAVYPITESHLEDGSHFMQMKGREMFKVATRTLAQNAKTVLEKANLNLDQVNWLVPHQANIRIIETTGKLLGIDPEKVIVNIEKYANTSAATVPIAFHEAIQDGRIKRGDVVLFDAFGAGLTTGATLLRY; encoded by the coding sequence ATGACGGACTATAAAGTTAAAATTAAAGGTACTGGAATGTTTGTACCTGAAAGAATAATGACCAATGATGATATCTCTAAATTTGTTGATACGAATGATGAGTGGATCTTTGAAAGAACAGGTATTAGAGAAAGAAGAATTTCTAATACTGAAGAGGGTGAATTTCCAAGTGATATGGCCTACAAAGCAACACTTATGGCCCTTGAAAATGCGAACTTAGAAGCTAACGATATTGACCTCATCCTTTTTGCCTCAGTAACCCCAGACTTTAAACTTCCTAATACGGCCATTGTTCTTCAGCAGAAACTTGGAATAACTAATCAATGTGCAGCCCTCGATATAGCCGCAGCATGTTCTGGTTTTGTTTACGGATTAAATATGGCCCAAGCGATGATTAGAACAGGAATGGTTAAGAATGCTCTAATCGTTGGTTCTGAAATGCTAAGCCGAGAAGTAAATTGGAAAGACAGAGGAAGCTGTATTCTTTTTGGTGATGGTTGTGGTGTTGCTATCGTAGGAAGAAATGAAGATAGTGATGATTCAGACATTCTATCAACTCACCTAGGCGCAGACGGTACAGGAAGAGAATTTTTTGATCAACCAGTCGGCGGAGCAGTCTATCCAATTACTGAAAGTCACCTTGAAGATGGATCTCACTTCATGCAAATGAAAGGTAGAGAGATGTTTAAAGTTGCCACTAGAACATTAGCGCAAAATGCTAAGACAGTTTTAGAAAAAGCAAACTTAAATCTTGATCAAGTGAACTGGTTAGTTCCTCATCAAGCAAATATAAGAATAATTGAAACAACGGGAAAGCTTCTCGGAATAGATCCTGAAAAAGTTATCGTTAATATAGAAAAGTACGCTAATACCTCTGCCGCGACAGTGCCAATTGCATTTCACGAGGCCATCCAAGATGGAAGAATTAAAAGAGGTGATGTTGTTCTATTTGATGCTTTTGGAGCAGGACTAACAACAGGGGCCACTCTACTACGCTATTAA
- the fabD gene encoding ACP S-malonyltransferase: protein MTKSVTLLFPGQGAQYVGMGKSLEGHSAFDLFEKANKALDFNLSQIMFEGPDEELKLTKYTQPAILSHSVALFQKLNELLERKNIKIDRVLGHSVGEYAALVSCGAIPFEDAVKAVHLRGKYMQEAVPSGKGKMFAVMKIPQEVIEKACKEVSQPNSEVMPANFNEPSQIVISGEASACDRAVAWFEKNWEEPYRAVELNVSAPFHSSLMKPAAEKLNSSFSDFNFQTTTLPYIANIDAKEYPAGTNPDTVKENLFKQVDGSVLWTQSIQALADDTICIECGPGRVLMGLVRKINRNIKVISLDKDGAFEELEELL, encoded by the coding sequence ATGACTAAATCAGTAACACTATTATTTCCTGGTCAAGGTGCGCAGTACGTAGGGATGGGAAAATCTCTGGAGGGTCATAGTGCGTTTGATCTTTTTGAAAAGGCAAACAAAGCACTTGATTTTAACCTAAGCCAGATTATGTTTGAGGGACCAGATGAAGAACTCAAACTTACTAAGTACACACAACCTGCCATTTTAAGCCACTCGGTAGCTTTATTTCAAAAGCTAAACGAGTTACTAGAAAGAAAGAACATTAAAATTGACCGAGTACTTGGTCACTCAGTCGGCGAGTATGCTGCACTAGTTTCTTGCGGAGCAATCCCTTTTGAAGATGCTGTAAAAGCTGTTCACTTAAGAGGAAAGTATATGCAAGAGGCCGTCCCTTCTGGTAAGGGCAAAATGTTTGCAGTGATGAAAATACCTCAAGAGGTTATCGAAAAAGCTTGTAAAGAAGTAAGTCAACCAAACTCAGAAGTAATGCCTGCCAACTTTAATGAACCTAGCCAGATTGTTATCTCTGGAGAAGCAAGTGCTTGCGACAGAGCAGTAGCATGGTTTGAAAAAAATTGGGAAGAACCGTATAGAGCGGTTGAACTTAATGTGTCTGCACCTTTTCATTCTTCTCTTATGAAGCCAGCTGCAGAGAAACTAAATTCTTCTTTTTCAGATTTTAATTTTCAAACAACTACCCTGCCATATATTGCAAATATAGATGCTAAAGAATACCCTGCAGGAACTAATCCAGACACAGTTAAAGAGAACCTCTTCAAGCAAGTTGATGGCTCAGTTCTTTGGACTCAAAGTATTCAGGCCCTAGCTGATGATACTATCTGTATTGAATGTGGGCCAGGAAGAGTATTAATGGGTCTAGTAAGAAAGATTAATAGAAATATAAAAGTTATCTCTCTTGATAAAGATGGAGCTTTTGAAGAGCTCGAGGAGTTATTATAA
- the fabG gene encoding 3-oxoacyl-ACP reductase FabG yields MANFEDLKGKIVLVTGATRGIGKAIAINLAKQGAHVVFNFREGKEAVADEMQKELMAAGASNATGVMFDVTNAEQIKNSLDSFNKEFGAITGLVNNAGISKDQIVLRLKEEDISQTIDTNLKGSILVTSALSRAFLRAENVSVVNISSVVGLMGNPSQIAYAASKAGMLGFTKSYAKELASRNVRCNAICPGFIETDMTDALDEKVKEAYLSSIPLNRLGNVEEVANLVNFLISKASSYITGEVIKIDGGLYI; encoded by the coding sequence ATGGCAAATTTTGAAGATTTAAAAGGTAAAATCGTTCTAGTAACAGGTGCTACAAGAGGGATTGGAAAAGCAATCGCTATAAACCTTGCGAAACAAGGTGCTCATGTTGTTTTCAACTTTCGTGAGGGTAAAGAAGCTGTAGCTGATGAGATGCAAAAAGAGCTTATGGCAGCAGGAGCTAGTAATGCTACTGGAGTTATGTTTGACGTAACTAATGCTGAACAAATAAAAAACTCTCTCGATAGTTTTAATAAAGAGTTTGGAGCAATAACAGGTCTTGTTAACAATGCCGGTATCTCTAAAGACCAAATTGTTCTAAGACTAAAAGAAGAAGATATCTCGCAAACAATAGATACTAACCTTAAAGGATCAATCCTAGTTACCTCTGCACTCTCTAGAGCTTTTCTAAGAGCTGAGAATGTTTCAGTTGTAAATATAAGCTCAGTTGTTGGTCTTATGGGAAATCCTTCACAAATCGCATACGCTGCTTCTAAAGCCGGAATGCTTGGATTTACAAAGTCTTACGCCAAAGAGCTGGCTTCAAGAAATGTTAGATGTAACGCAATATGTCCAGGATTTATTGAGACAGATATGACAGATGCCCTTGATGAAAAGGTAAAAGAAGCGTATCTTAGCTCGATTCCGTTAAACCGTCTTGGAAATGTGGAAGAAGTTGCTAACCTAGTGAATTTCTTAATTAGCAAGGCGTCATCTTATATAACTGGAGAAGTTATAAAGATTGACGGTGGATTATATATTTAA
- the acpP gene encoding acyl carrier protein encodes MEEKVIKLVSDATKIDIAKINAGTSFVDDLNLDSLDIVELMMKMEDEFGVEIPEEDAEGLKSIQDVVTYLEKK; translated from the coding sequence ATGGAAGAAAAAGTAATCAAACTTGTAAGTGATGCAACGAAAATTGATATTGCAAAAATCAACGCAGGAACTAGCTTTGTAGACGATCTTAATCTAGATTCTCTTGATATCGTTGAACTTATGATGAAAATGGAAGACGAGTTTGGAGTAGAGATCCCAGAAGAAGATGCTGAAGGTCTTAAATCTATTCAAGACGTAGTAACTTACCTTGAAAAAAAGTAA